One window from the genome of Pieris napi chromosome 3, ilPieNapi1.2, whole genome shotgun sequence encodes:
- the LOC125063612 gene encoding malate dehydrogenase-like isoform X1: MFSSVVNSGAKELWSGVVASSKLLFNGVAIQRRYAKKDDGCRRAHADIPEEPYPCERRKKKKPGILHRIKLKIVEGGTNFGTPFRNIKCEEKVCKEVIVPEPKALPAPVKPIPPMPPPRPSVQVSILGADTSLGHYIALLLKQCSCIKKLRLYEANEPNESCNRNIFQVVEDLRHINTNCFVEAFSCTCNELERCLQNSDIVLMLENGYLSQDMPMETRFAYSAPLVKRYTDVIANECPKAFIIVCATPVDCMVPLVSETLKETGWYDPRKVLGSVAVPEMRATTLAARALSLEPSYVRVPCVGGTEGNALVPLFSKAVQYFNFSESNTLMMTKTVRDAPSAIARSDGECKKAAELSEAHALANLVTKVAWALLCKDVPRVSGFVETDARQVISPARYLSIDVHLNQEGISDKFDIPGKMSDAEVELLDEGFCVLTEHVKYALDWYAHDRDMKLISGEVVAKKDFHYAKKFTHVEDCLSQVAS, encoded by the exons ATGTTTTCTTCAGTAGTCAATTCTGGTGCCAAGGAATTATGGTCTGGAGTTGTAGCTTCTTCGAAACTTCTTTTTAATGGTGTGGCTATACAAAGGAGGTATGCGAAAAAGGATGATGGTTGTAGAAGAGCTCATGCCGATATACCAGAGGAACCCTATCCATGTGAACGTAGAAAGAAAAAGAAGCCAGGAATTTTGCATAGAATTAAGTTGAAAATTGTCGAGGGTGGCACTAACTTTGGCA CTCCATTTCGTAACATTAAGTGCGAAGAGAAAGTGTGTAAGGAGGTGATTGTACCAGAACCCAAGGCGCTACCTGCGCCTGTCAAACCGATCCCACCGATGCCACCACCTCGGCCTAGCGTCCAGGTATCGATTCTTGGGGCGGATACGTCTCTAGGACATTATATTGCACTGTTGCTTAAGCAGTGCTcatgtataaaaaa ATTGCGTTTATACGAAGCAAATGAACCGAACGAATCATGCAACCgcaatatttttcaagtgGTAGAGGATTTGAGGCATATCAATACGAATTGCTTTGTCGAAGCTTTTAGCTGCACTTGCAATGAATTAGAGAGATGTCTACAG AACTCCGATATTGTCCTCATGTTGGAAAACGGTTATCTAAGCCAAGATATGCCTATGGAAACAAGATTTGCGTACAGTGCTCCTCTTGTCAAACGTTACACTGACGTTATTGCAAATGAATGTCCTAAAGCGTTTATAATTGTGTGTGCTACGCCTGTTGATTGCATGGTACCATTAGTTTCCGag ACATTAAAAGAAACGGGGTGGTATGATCCAAGGAAAGTGTTGGGTTCTGTGGCCGTACCGGAAATGCGTGCTACCACGCTCGCCGCCCGCGCCTTAAGCCTAGAACCAAGTTACGTGAGAGTGCCTTGCGTCGGCGGAACCGAAGGAAATGCCTTAGTGCCTTTGTTTTCTAAAGCAGTgcaatattttaactttagtGAG agcAATACATTGATGATGACCAAAACAGTGCGTGATGCGCCAAGTGCAATTGCTCGTTCTGATGGAGAATGTAAAAAAGCCGCCGAATTGAGTGAAGCCCATGCTTTAGCTAATCTAGTAACTAAAGTAGCATGGGCATTACTATGTAAAGACGTACCAAGGGTCAGTGGTTTCGTCGAAACAGATGCTAGACAAGTTATTTCCCCGGCAAG ATACCTATCGATTGATGTACATCTCAATCAAGAGGGTATCAGCGATAAATTCGATATTCCTGGCAAGATGAGTGATGCGGAAGTGGAGCTATTAGATGAGGGATTCTGTGTATTGACGGAACATGTTAAATACGCATTGGATTGGTATGCACACGATCGTGATATGAAGCTTATTAGTGGAGAAGTGGTTGCAAAGAAAGACTTCCATTATGCCAAGAAATTCACTCACGTAGAAGATTGTCTAAGCCAGGTAGCATCTTAA
- the LOC125063612 gene encoding malate dehydrogenase-like isoform X2 yields the protein MFSSVVNSGAKELWSGVVASSKLLFNGVAIQRRYAKKDDGCRRAHADIPEEPYPCERRKKKKPGILHRIKLKIVEGGTNFGTPFRNIKCEEKVCKEVIVPEPKALPAPVKPIPPMPPPRPSVQVSILGADTSLGHYIALLLKQCSCIKKLRLYEANEPNESCNRNIFQVVEDLRHINTNCFVEAFSCTCNELERCLQNSDIVLMLENGYLSQDMPMETRFAYSAPLVKRYTDVIANECPKAFIIVCATPVDCMVPLVSETLKETGWYDPRKVLGSVAVPEMRATTLAARALSLEPSYVRVPCVGGTEGNALVPLFSKAVQYFNFSESNTLMMTKTVRDAPSAIARSDGECKKAAELSEAHALANLVTKVAWALLCKDVPRVSGFVETDARQVISPARFIANTVEIIDKGILKSLGLPQMSDTEVTLLNLALNELRYRQGMVEDWYTKYCSSTCRLDTCQTQFYAPKEFHRFDDCAYANI from the exons ATGTTTTCTTCAGTAGTCAATTCTGGTGCCAAGGAATTATGGTCTGGAGTTGTAGCTTCTTCGAAACTTCTTTTTAATGGTGTGGCTATACAAAGGAGGTATGCGAAAAAGGATGATGGTTGTAGAAGAGCTCATGCCGATATACCAGAGGAACCCTATCCATGTGAACGTAGAAAGAAAAAGAAGCCAGGAATTTTGCATAGAATTAAGTTGAAAATTGTCGAGGGTGGCACTAACTTTGGCA CTCCATTTCGTAACATTAAGTGCGAAGAGAAAGTGTGTAAGGAGGTGATTGTACCAGAACCCAAGGCGCTACCTGCGCCTGTCAAACCGATCCCACCGATGCCACCACCTCGGCCTAGCGTCCAGGTATCGATTCTTGGGGCGGATACGTCTCTAGGACATTATATTGCACTGTTGCTTAAGCAGTGCTcatgtataaaaaa ATTGCGTTTATACGAAGCAAATGAACCGAACGAATCATGCAACCgcaatatttttcaagtgGTAGAGGATTTGAGGCATATCAATACGAATTGCTTTGTCGAAGCTTTTAGCTGCACTTGCAATGAATTAGAGAGATGTCTACAG AACTCCGATATTGTCCTCATGTTGGAAAACGGTTATCTAAGCCAAGATATGCCTATGGAAACAAGATTTGCGTACAGTGCTCCTCTTGTCAAACGTTACACTGACGTTATTGCAAATGAATGTCCTAAAGCGTTTATAATTGTGTGTGCTACGCCTGTTGATTGCATGGTACCATTAGTTTCCGag ACATTAAAAGAAACGGGGTGGTATGATCCAAGGAAAGTGTTGGGTTCTGTGGCCGTACCGGAAATGCGTGCTACCACGCTCGCCGCCCGCGCCTTAAGCCTAGAACCAAGTTACGTGAGAGTGCCTTGCGTCGGCGGAACCGAAGGAAATGCCTTAGTGCCTTTGTTTTCTAAAGCAGTgcaatattttaactttagtGAG agcAATACATTGATGATGACCAAAACAGTGCGTGATGCGCCAAGTGCAATTGCTCGTTCTGATGGAGAATGTAAAAAAGCCGCCGAATTGAGTGAAGCCCATGCTTTAGCTAATCTAGTAACTAAAGTAGCATGGGCATTACTATGTAAAGACGTACCAAGGGTCAGTGGTTTCGTCGAAACAGATGCTAGACAAGTTATTTCCCCGGCAAG ATTTATCGCTAACACAGTCGAAATAATAGACAAGGGGATCTTGAAGAGTCTTGGTCTACCCCAAATGTCAGATACCGAGGTTACTCTGCTTAATCTAGCGTTAAATGAATTACGTTATCGGCAAGGAATGGTAGAGGATTGGTACACAAAGTATTGCAGTTCAACCTGCAGGCTGGACACTTGCCAAACGCAGTTTTACGCTCCCAAGGAGTTCCACCGTTTTGATGATTGTGCTTATGCAAACATTTGA